Proteins encoded within one genomic window of Hevea brasiliensis isolate MT/VB/25A 57/8 chromosome 8, ASM3005281v1, whole genome shotgun sequence:
- the LOC110657150 gene encoding metalloendoproteinase 3-MMP-like, with the protein MVPKTFPLLSAILLLFLMNLINTIQSKPNGDPFGFIQHLEGCHKGESISGLKDLKRYLERFGYLKYANNSSNNHANDDEFNDLLEAAIKDYQHNYHLNATGVLDNSTVSQMMKPRCGVPDVVKNGTNNHYHNPKSIHSVAHYNFFPGPRRWPPERSHLRYRFRSSVQVPGAENFRSICAQAFQRWAQVTHFTFEEVAANSEAEIEIGFHRRFHGDGSPFDGRSGTLAHATAPTNGRCHFDGDEIWSANPGPNEVDLESVAVHEIGHLLGLDHSEDPNAIMYSTFSYGITKRDLSTDDVQGIRTLYGLQ; encoded by the coding sequence ATGGTTCCTAAAACCTTCCCACTTTTGAGTGCCATTTTGCTCCTCTTCTTGATGAACCTGATAAACACCATCCAATCAAAACCAAATGGAGATCCTTTTGGGTTCATCCAACACCTAGAGGGATGCCACAAGGGTGAATCCATAAGTGGGCTCAAAGACCTTAAACGTTATCTTGAGAGGTTTGGGTACTTAAAGTATGCTAATAATAGTAGCAACAACCATGCAAATGACGATGAGTTCAATGATCTTTTAGAGGCAGCAATCAAGGATTACCAGCACAATTATCACCTGAATGCCACTGGAGTCCTGGACAATAGCACAGTGTCTCAGATGATGAAGCCTAGATGTGGGGTGCCAGATGTTGTCAAAAATGGCACAAATAATCACTACCATAATCCCAAATCCATCCACTCAGTAGCCCATTACAATTTCTTCCCTGGACCCCGAAGATGGCCTCCAGAGAGAAGCCATTTAAGATACAGGTTTCGTTCTAGTGTCCAAGTCCCTGGAGCAGAGAACTTCAGGTCTATATGTGCACAAGCTTTTCAGAGATGGGCACAAGTTACCCACTTCACATTCGAGGAAGTTGCTGCCAATTCTGAGGCAGAAATAGAGATCGGATTCCACAGAAGGTTCCATGGAGATGGGAGCCCTTTCGATGGAAGGTCAGGGACTTTAGCACATGCAACTGCACCAACTAATGGAAGGTGTCATTTTGATGGAGATGAAATTTGGAGTGCGAATCCTGGACCTAATGAGGTTGACCTAGAATCAGTTGCAGTTCATGAAATAGGACATCTTTTGGGTCTGGACCATAGTGAAGACCCAAATGCTATCATGTATTCAACCTTCAGTTATGGGATTACCAAAAGGGATTTGAGTACTGATGATGTTCAAGGAATTCGTACTCTATATGGATTACAGTGA